A genome region from Clostridium pasteurianum includes the following:
- the radC gene encoding RadC family protein has protein sequence MNNNLKIADLPKSERPRERLLRYGSEVLSNSELLAIILRTGTLNENIINLSSRILSENGGLNGVLNLKLEELKKIKGIGNAKAVQIIAVGELFKRFKTYKSGEKYKITSPRDAVNLVMEELKSFNKEHLYVIMLNTKNIVIKISDVSVGSLNSSIVHPREVYVEPILKHAASIILCHNHPSGDPKPSNEDINITKRLFECSKIIGIELLDHIIVGEGIYVSLKEEGLI, from the coding sequence ATGAATAACAATCTTAAAATTGCGGATTTACCTAAAAGTGAGCGACCTAGAGAAAGGCTTTTAAGGTATGGAAGTGAAGTGCTTTCAAATAGTGAGCTTTTAGCTATTATACTTAGGACAGGAACATTAAATGAGAATATAATTAATTTAAGCAGCAGGATTTTAAGTGAAAATGGCGGCTTAAATGGTGTTTTGAATTTGAAACTTGAAGAACTTAAGAAGATAAAAGGCATAGGCAATGCGAAGGCAGTTCAAATTATAGCGGTAGGTGAGCTTTTCAAAAGATTTAAAACATATAAATCTGGAGAAAAGTATAAAATCACATCGCCTAGAGATGCTGTTAATCTTGTTATGGAAGAATTAAAAAGTTTTAATAAGGAGCACTTATATGTCATTATGCTTAATACAAAGAATATAGTTATAAAGATATCTGATGTTTCTGTAGGAAGTTTAAATTCTTCTATAGTTCATCCTAGAGAGGTATATGTTGAGCCAATATTAAAACACGCAGCATCAATTATATTGTGTCATAATCATCCTTCGGGTGATCCAAAACCAAGTAATGAGGATATAAATATAACTAAAAGACTCTTTGAGTGCAGCAAGATAATAGGAATAGAGCTTTTAGATCATATAATAGTTGGGGAAGGTATATATGTTAGTTTAAAAGAAGAGGGACTAATATAA
- the minC gene encoding septum site-determining protein MinC gives MFRDGIIIKGNREGLNVIINMNSFKDFDEMLEKFVSKLSKGKRFYKGCTLKIVTQLKEINERDMRKLKDILFDEFLIKDCTFEESDEKRNKMFTGIYEGRTKFIRRTIRSGQIIRYSGNVVIVGDVNPGAEIYAGGNVMVFGILRGDVHAGFSGNERAIISAFRLQPKILQISKFISRSPEDDEKPDYPEVAKLKGNSIIVEPYLPNKFI, from the coding sequence ATGTTTAGAGACGGAATAATTATTAAGGGAAATAGAGAGGGTCTTAATGTAATAATCAATATGAATAGTTTCAAGGATTTTGACGAAATGCTTGAAAAGTTTGTTTCTAAATTGTCAAAGGGAAAAAGATTTTACAAAGGATGTACTCTTAAAATAGTAACGCAGCTTAAGGAAATCAATGAAAGAGATATGCGAAAACTTAAAGACATTTTATTTGATGAATTTCTCATAAAGGATTGTACTTTTGAAGAAAGTGATGAAAAAAGAAATAAAATGTTTACTGGTATATATGAGGGACGTACTAAATTTATAAGAAGAACCATAAGAAGTGGTCAGATTATTAGATATTCAGGAAATGTTGTAATTGTAGGTGATGTAAATCCAGGAGCTGAAATTTATGCTGGCGGAAATGTAATGGTTTTTGGCATTTTAAGGGGAGACGTTCATGCAGGATTTAGTGGCAATGAAAGAGCAATTATTTCAGCGTTTAGACTTCAACCTAAAATACTTCAAATATCAAAGTTTATATCAAGATCACCAGAAGATGATGAAAAACCTGATTATCCGGAAGTTGCAAAATTAAAGGGAAACTCTATAATAGTAGAACCGTATTTACCTAATAAGTTCATATAG
- a CDS encoding murein hydrolase activator EnvC family protein has translation MGNYNSQYENYYRALLNRNSRTSSVYRGDINKKNWGQKIVKKIEFQLVGAFILFVVALGCKSVTTPETKIACNYIKYTLAYNYDFSALISQVRDLDVSNIEAYANKVDVDSFKNDSVNYIEDLRTKITGGKTFADKIKQDYALPIEGKVISHYGAKGKNKGVDISASDNDNVKNIYNGTVENVGEDKDTGKYILVDNGDGIESKYSNIDSIEVKRGDGVTKGETIGKVKKSDDKSKAYLHFEIMYMGENKNPEDYFTFN, from the coding sequence ATGGGTAACTACAATTCTCAGTACGAAAATTATTACAGGGCATTATTAAACAGAAATTCTAGAACAAGCAGCGTTTATAGAGGAGATATTAACAAGAAAAACTGGGGACAAAAAATTGTAAAGAAAATTGAATTTCAACTTGTAGGTGCATTTATATTATTTGTAGTGGCATTGGGGTGCAAAAGTGTTACCACTCCAGAAACAAAAATAGCATGCAATTACATTAAATATACACTGGCATATAATTACGACTTTTCAGCATTAATATCACAAGTTAGGGATTTGGACGTTAGTAACATAGAGGCTTATGCTAATAAAGTTGATGTGGATTCCTTTAAAAATGATTCTGTGAATTATATTGAAGATTTAAGGACGAAAATAACAGGAGGGAAAACCTTTGCTGATAAGATAAAGCAGGATTATGCATTACCAATTGAGGGCAAAGTTATTTCTCACTATGGTGCAAAGGGTAAAAATAAAGGTGTTGATATTTCTGCAAGTGACAATGATAATGTAAAAAACATATATAATGGCACTGTAGAAAATGTAGGAGAGGACAAAGATACAGGAAAATATATTTTGGTTGATAATGGAGATGGCATTGAAAGTAAATATTCAAATATTGATTCCATTGAAGTTAAGAGGGGCGATGGTGTTACAAAGGGTGAAACTATAGGAAAAGTGAAAAAAAGTGACGATAAATCTAAGGCTTATCTTCATTTTGAAATAATGTATATGGGAGAAAATAAAAATCCCGAAGATTATTTTACATTCAATTAA
- the minE gene encoding cell division topological specificity factor MinE, which translates to MDLLGFFSGRNSSKEVAKERLKLILIHDRADLSPELLDLIKGEILNVISKYVEIDNSDVEVKLTRTDVEDGNSPALVANIPIKSMKNRRK; encoded by the coding sequence ATGGATTTATTGGGTTTTTTTTCTGGAAGAAATTCTTCCAAGGAAGTTGCTAAGGAACGCTTAAAACTAATACTTATACATGATAGAGCAGACTTGTCTCCCGAACTTTTAGATCTTATTAAAGGAGAAATTTTAAACGTAATTTCAAAGTATGTAGAAATAGACAATTCTGATGTGGAAGTAAAGCTCACAAGAACTGATGTAGAAGATGGAAATTCTCCAGCATTAGTTGCAAATATACCGATTAAATCTATGAAAAATAGAAGAAAGTAA
- a CDS encoding penicillin-binding transpeptidase domain-containing protein — translation MNRKKTKLKKIFNRFTALILVALFVFSGIIAKLVDLQIVETDSYKAKANSTAHKFIKAVAPRGEITDSTGTLLATNKQSYDVTYIQTDGNKNSFYNTAAKVFYIIDKNGEKQNDSFALKYDAASGFSFDFNTTNPDEVKKMQLRFLKDRGFEEPIIKKMHNGKTKEDELTTAQLNEVNNALLKYTPKEVFDSLVKTYKIPNSYKITIDGNTISKQCDINDIRRFMVVKDAIKMNSGYKPVIIASNVKKDTAFNILQKSDELPGVDISIDPIRSYPYGNLASNVLGYISKITPSSTGQSQKYTEEGYDVNSDLIGTSGIEAALEDRLKGTSGGRIVEVNKQGKITDELAKKDPYPGQNVQLTINKDVQYATEQALINTMSSLRKQGYANSNSGSSYLGNATRGAAVAIDVDTGGVLALASVPNFNPNDFADPNGLSKDTLSKYFSTDLISQAKSVGVPENLYDTLFPKSTSNPNIRIDKYDYLPKPLYDYATLSLIPPGSTFKPLTAIAGLETGAITQDTTIDDPGSFDDGAGFHTVFKADGPQGSNNLIGAIAKSSNAYFMTVGKLLRQKAGLDSLAQYAWKFGLGVQPNSNVNPTTGIEIQENFGQVYNLYSSKQSFAQQGQWTIMEDLQSGKYLKGVNINLYTNDSDSKTLSTLKAAIKSNMRTSISTGKIDRNKTEELVNQLISTDPLYKGKTFSQADIKAIVSGIVSQESEDDYQAKNPTNIYSAAIGQGLNQFTPLQLCNYIATIANGGKRYKVHLVKKITDANGKTVYEDKPEVVQDTGVKAANIASVKAGMNAVNDRGTAAGTFANFKIPTAGKTGTADPYSSDLESQIDRSSYALYVGFAPSDKPKIAVAIVIFDGGFGAGVAGIAKDMYEAYFKDILKAENFKFDIDVDAKPEVDTTGK, via the coding sequence ATGAATAGAAAAAAAACAAAGTTAAAAAAGATATTTAATAGATTTACTGCATTGATTTTAGTCGCACTTTTTGTATTTTCAGGTATTATTGCTAAACTTGTAGATCTTCAAATAGTTGAAACGGACTCCTACAAGGCAAAAGCTAACAGCACGGCTCATAAGTTTATAAAGGCAGTTGCCCCTAGGGGAGAAATAACGGATTCAACAGGAACACTTCTTGCAACGAATAAGCAAAGCTATGATGTTACTTATATTCAAACTGATGGTAATAAAAATAGTTTTTATAATACTGCTGCTAAGGTGTTCTATATTATTGATAAAAATGGTGAGAAGCAAAATGATAGTTTTGCATTAAAGTATGATGCTGCTTCTGGATTTAGTTTTGACTTTAATACTACGAATCCAGATGAAGTAAAAAAGATGCAGCTTAGATTTTTAAAAGACAGAGGCTTTGAAGAGCCTATTATAAAGAAGATGCATAATGGAAAAACAAAGGAAGATGAACTTACTACTGCTCAACTAAATGAAGTAAATAATGCTCTTCTAAAATATACTCCTAAAGAGGTTTTTGATTCACTTGTTAAAACTTATAAAATACCTAATTCTTATAAAATTACAATTGATGGTAATACTATAAGTAAACAATGTGATATTAATGATATTAGAAGATTTATGGTAGTAAAAGATGCTATTAAAATGAATTCAGGATATAAGCCTGTTATTATAGCAAGTAATGTAAAAAAGGATACAGCTTTTAATATACTTCAAAAATCTGATGAACTTCCAGGAGTAGATATTTCAATTGATCCTATAAGAAGTTATCCTTATGGTAATTTAGCTTCTAACGTTTTAGGATATATAAGTAAGATAACTCCGTCAAGTACAGGGCAATCACAGAAGTATACAGAAGAAGGTTATGATGTTAATAGTGATCTTATTGGTACATCTGGTATTGAAGCTGCATTAGAGGACAGACTTAAAGGAACATCTGGTGGAAGAATTGTTGAAGTAAACAAGCAGGGAAAAATAACGGATGAACTTGCTAAAAAAGATCCATATCCAGGACAGAATGTTCAGCTTACAATAAATAAAGATGTACAGTATGCAACAGAACAGGCACTTATAAATACAATGTCTTCTTTAAGAAAGCAAGGATATGCAAATTCTAATTCTGGAAGCTCATATTTAGGTAATGCAACAAGAGGTGCTGCGGTAGCTATAGATGTAGATACTGGAGGAGTTTTAGCACTTGCTTCTGTTCCTAATTTTAATCCTAACGATTTTGCAGACCCTAATGGTCTTTCTAAGGATACGCTGTCAAAATATTTTTCAACGGATTTGATTTCTCAAGCAAAATCTGTCGGAGTTCCAGAAAATTTATATGATACTTTGTTTCCTAAGAGTACAAGTAATCCAAATATTAGAATAGATAAATATGATTATCTTCCTAAACCTCTTTATGATTATGCAACGTTGTCATTAATACCACCAGGTTCCACATTTAAACCACTTACAGCTATAGCAGGACTTGAGACTGGTGCTATAACTCAGGATACAACTATTGATGATCCTGGATCATTTGATGATGGAGCCGGCTTCCATACTGTATTTAAGGCTGATGGACCGCAGGGTAGTAATAATCTTATAGGCGCAATTGCTAAGTCTAGTAATGCTTACTTTATGACCGTTGGAAAACTTTTAAGACAGAAAGCTGGGCTTGATTCATTGGCACAATATGCATGGAAATTTGGACTTGGTGTACAACCTAACTCCAATGTAAATCCGACTACGGGTATAGAAATTCAAGAAAACTTTGGTCAGGTATATAACCTTTATAGTTCAAAACAGAGTTTTGCGCAGCAGGGTCAATGGACTATAATGGAAGACCTTCAAAGTGGTAAGTATTTAAAGGGCGTAAATATAAATTTGTATACTAATGATAGCGATTCAAAGACACTTTCTACGTTAAAAGCAGCTATAAAAAGTAATATGAGAACTTCTATTTCAACAGGTAAAATTGATAGAAATAAAACAGAAGAGCTTGTAAATCAACTTATAAGCACAGATCCACTTTATAAGGGAAAGACATTTTCACAAGCGGATATAAAGGCTATTGTAAGTGGAATAGTAAGTCAGGAATCAGAAGATGATTATCAGGCTAAAAACCCAACAAACATTTATAGTGCTGCTATAGGTCAGGGTCTTAATCAGTTTACTCCTCTTCAGCTCTGCAATTATATTGCCACTATAGCTAATGGTGGAAAAAGATACAAGGTACATCTTGTGAAGAAGATTACAGATGCTAATGGGAAAACGGTGTATGAAGATAAACCTGAAGTTGTTCAAGATACAGGTGTTAAAGCAGCTAATATAGCTTCAGTAAAGGCAGGAATGAATGCTGTTAATGATAGAGGTACTGCAGCAGGTACTTTTGCAAACTTTAAAATCCCTACAGCAGGAAAAACTGGTACAGCCGATCCGTATAGTAGTGATTTAGAAAGTCAAATAGATAGATCGTCATATGCACTTTATGTTGGATTTGCACCTAGCGATAAACCTAAAATAGCAGTTGCTATAGTAATATTCGATGGTGGTTTTGGTGCTGGTGTTGCAGGTATTGCGAAGGATATGTATGAAGCTTATTTTAAGGATATACTTAAAGCAGAAAATTTCAAGTTTGATATAGATGTTGATGCAAAACCTGAAGTAGATACAACAGGGAAGTAA
- a CDS encoding M50 family metallopeptidase gives MFKLSKYFIPYIIILFIIGFNGELFYVFIFVLLHEITHYLTARILGFSGFDIEILPFGAVLKLKDIEYATEREDFIISLSGPLLNLILAAIFYVLFKNNFGYKVYSLCIINFSLGIFNLMPAFPLDGGRLLRDMLSCKLNYRKSNEITIGVSIFIGIIFCIFSLIGVFFNIKNLNMLVVAFFILFCSFKEKGRMVYIVMGDILRKKIIFLRKGYIENRMISVSDQNNLINSLKIMDKNKYTVFTVLNEEMKVIDLIYEEEILDALKNYGNITFGELVSLRERND, from the coding sequence TTGTTTAAATTAAGCAAATACTTTATTCCATATATTATAATTCTATTTATTATAGGTTTTAATGGAGAACTTTTTTATGTCTTCATTTTTGTTCTGCTTCATGAGATTACACATTATTTAACTGCTAGAATATTGGGTTTCAGTGGTTTTGATATAGAAATATTACCCTTTGGTGCAGTTTTAAAGCTTAAGGATATAGAATATGCAACAGAGAGGGAAGATTTTATTATTTCTTTATCAGGACCTTTATTAAATTTAATTCTAGCAGCTATTTTTTATGTTTTATTTAAAAATAATTTTGGCTACAAAGTATATTCTCTATGTATTATTAATTTTTCATTAGGAATATTTAATTTAATGCCTGCATTTCCGCTTGACGGGGGACGATTACTTAGGGATATGCTTTCTTGTAAACTAAATTATAGAAAATCTAATGAAATAACCATAGGTGTAAGTATTTTTATTGGAATAATATTTTGTATATTTTCACTTATAGGTGTTTTTTTTAATATTAAAAATTTAAATATGCTAGTAGTGGCTTTTTTTATACTATTCTGTTCTTTTAAAGAAAAGGGAAGGATGGTCTATATTGTTATGGGGGATATATTAAGAAAAAAAATAATATTTTTAAGAAAAGGGTATATTGAAAATAGGATGATTTCTGTATCAGACCAAAATAATCTCATAAATTCACTTAAGATAATGGATAAAAATAAATATACAGTTTTTACAGTCTTAAATGAGGAAATGAAAGTTATAGACTTAATTTATGAAGAAGAAATTTTGGATGCTCTTAAAAATTATGGCAATATAACTTTTGGAGAATTAGTGAGTTTAAGAGAAAGAAATGATTAA
- the mreD gene encoding rod shape-determining protein MreD, with protein MRKFLTLLLCILGFTFIDNCIAPFINIKGYYPSLLFIFIISYSIINEGWPCVVIGIAAGFIQDIYLFNGIGVNMLLDMILCVAAGAIGKNLFKEKAFIPTIVIFIMSFIKGILMFVILYLCKSYSDISFSLYGSIYNFVLGIFIYIWVYKLCQKDYMITKWRL; from the coding sequence ATGAGAAAATTTTTAACATTATTATTATGTATATTGGGATTTACGTTTATAGATAATTGTATAGCACCGTTTATTAACATTAAAGGATATTACCCTAGTCTGCTTTTTATTTTTATAATAAGTTATTCAATAATAAATGAAGGATGGCCGTGTGTTGTTATTGGAATTGCTGCAGGGTTTATTCAGGATATTTACCTTTTTAATGGGATTGGTGTAAACATGCTTCTTGACATGATATTATGTGTTGCAGCAGGAGCTATAGGTAAAAATTTGTTTAAAGAAAAAGCTTTTATACCAACAATAGTCATTTTTATAATGTCCTTTATAAAAGGTATTTTAATGTTTGTAATCTTATATTTATGTAAAAGTTATAGCGATATAAGTTTTAGCTTATATGGATCAATCTATAATTTTGTTTTGGGAATATTTATATACATATGGGTTTACAAGTTGTGTCAAAAAGACTATATGATAACAAAGTGGAGACTTTAA
- the minD gene encoding septum site-determining protein MinD, producing the protein MGEAIVVTSGKGGVGKTTTTANIGTALASMKKKVVLIDGDTGLRNLDVLMGLENRIVFTLLDVVEENCRLKQALIKDKHYENLFLLPTAQTRDKNDVKPEQMLKLVNELKEEFDYVIIDCPAGIEQGFENAIIGADRAIVVVNPEVTSVRDADRVIGKIDAKGIDDHQVVVNRIDYDMVKRGDMLGIEDIIDNLAIKLIGVVPNDKQITVSTNKGEPIVLNQNSSAGKAFKDIARRVLGEDVPFEKYESESGFIAAIKKLFSGNRG; encoded by the coding sequence ATGGGAGAAGCTATAGTAGTAACATCAGGAAAAGGCGGAGTTGGTAAGACAACCACTACTGCAAATATTGGTACAGCTCTTGCTTCAATGAAAAAAAAGGTAGTACTTATAGATGGTGATACTGGACTTAGAAATTTAGATGTACTTATGGGACTTGAAAATAGGATAGTTTTCACACTTCTTGATGTAGTAGAAGAAAATTGTAGATTAAAGCAGGCATTAATTAAGGACAAGCATTATGAAAATTTATTTTTACTTCCAACAGCACAAACGAGGGATAAAAATGATGTTAAGCCTGAGCAAATGTTGAAATTAGTAAATGAATTAAAAGAAGAGTTCGATTATGTTATTATAGATTGTCCTGCTGGTATAGAACAGGGATTTGAAAATGCAATAATTGGAGCTGATAGAGCTATAGTTGTTGTAAATCCTGAGGTTACTTCTGTAAGAGATGCAGATAGAGTTATAGGTAAAATTGATGCAAAGGGTATAGATGACCATCAGGTTGTTGTAAACAGAATTGATTATGACATGGTTAAGCGCGGTGATATGCTTGGAATCGAAGATATTATAGATAATCTTGCTATAAAGCTTATAGGTGTTGTACCTAATGATAAGCAGATAACGGTTTCTACTAATAAAGGAGAGCCAATAGTATTAAATCAGAATTCTAGTGCTGGAAAAGCTTTTAAAGATATAGCTAGAAGGGTGCTTGGAGAAGATGTGCCATTTGAAAAGTATGAAAGTGAAAGTGGTTTTATTGCAGCAATAAAAAAATTATTCAGCGGTAATAGGGGGTAA
- the rodA gene encoding rod shape-determining protein RodA — protein MLDKIKIDRKTLKDMDFTLLLVPVIISLYSAMNVYSAAHNQSDISNTWKLQLMWLVLGLICVYLIIKMDYNFFINYAEVIYWASIVLLIVNDIFGSTRNGAKGWIAIGQRAIQPSEVAKIGLVLMLAKKLDGMKDGINNVKNFFTLLIYAAIPMGLILIESDMGMTMVCFFIVLGVFFIAGLDLKVIFGGLFGVVGGVAAIWNTPLMKPYWKARFFSFLNPEKYSSTSGLQLLQSQIAIGSGGVLGKGFLKGTQIQGGYIPENYTDFIFAVVGEEWGLIGAIVLIIFYGIFLYRVIRTCRNARDTFGKIFCAGIAASFLFSIYINMGMAIGIAPISGLTLPFMSYGGSSMLTAFIAVGIVLKIGITKDGISF, from the coding sequence ATATTAGATAAAATTAAAATTGATAGAAAAACGTTAAAAGACATGGATTTTACGTTACTCTTAGTACCTGTAATAATTTCTCTGTACAGTGCAATGAATGTATATAGTGCGGCTCATAATCAATCGGATATTTCAAACACGTGGAAGCTTCAACTAATGTGGCTTGTTTTAGGATTAATATGCGTGTACTTAATAATTAAGATGGATTATAACTTTTTTATAAATTATGCAGAAGTAATATATTGGGCATCTATTGTACTGCTTATAGTAAATGATATTTTTGGTTCAACTAGAAATGGTGCAAAGGGATGGATCGCTATTGGACAAAGAGCCATTCAGCCGTCTGAGGTTGCTAAAATTGGACTGGTTCTTATGCTAGCTAAAAAGCTTGACGGCATGAAAGATGGAATAAATAATGTTAAGAATTTCTTTACGTTACTTATATATGCAGCAATTCCTATGGGACTTATTTTAATTGAATCGGATATGGGAATGACTATGGTGTGCTTTTTTATAGTACTCGGTGTATTTTTTATAGCAGGATTAGATCTCAAGGTTATATTTGGTGGGTTATTTGGTGTTGTTGGAGGTGTTGCGGCAATATGGAATACACCATTAATGAAGCCATACTGGAAGGCGAGATTCTTTTCTTTTTTAAATCCAGAAAAGTATAGCTCTACATCAGGTCTTCAGCTGCTTCAATCTCAGATTGCTATAGGTTCTGGCGGTGTTTTGGGAAAAGGATTTTTAAAAGGAACGCAAATTCAAGGCGGTTATATCCCTGAAAACTATACAGATTTTATATTTGCAGTAGTTGGTGAAGAGTGGGGACTTATAGGTGCAATTGTTCTTATAATATTTTATGGTATATTTTTATATAGAGTTATTAGAACATGTAGAAATGCAAGAGATACTTTTGGAAAAATATTTTGTGCTGGTATAGCTGCTTCATTTTTGTTTTCCATATACATAAATATGGGTATGGCTATAGGAATTGCACCTATATCAGGGCTTACACTTCCGTTTATGAGTTATGGAGGAAGTTCAATGTTAACTGCTTTTATAGCTGTTGGAATTGTTTTGAAAATAGGCATTACTAAGGATGGAATTAGTTTTTAA
- the mreC gene encoding rod shape-determining protein MreC has translation MKLFKNRLTVTIVVLSVSFLILIGYTVKREKVSFVENGVGTVFNSVQGFFYNINNNIKGAVGFALNFSEVQKENETLKSKNSQLKQKAAAYDSLKNENAELKRMFKFKEDHSEYDYVGGDIVLKSGSGILKGYVINKGTKDGVKPGMAVINDAGLIGKVTSAASNYCKIETISSENVSVAALIQRTQVNDCIVTGYTDNADKSKNLAILTMLPLNSDIKEGDTIVTSGIGSDYPKDIIIGKVTSVEDNKGKMEREAIIEPAVDFTRLQRVFIVVPKDTSEIKY, from the coding sequence ATGAAACTATTTAAAAATAGGCTGACAGTAACGATTGTTGTTCTGTCAGTTAGCTTTTTGATATTAATAGGATACACAGTTAAGAGGGAAAAGGTTTCTTTTGTAGAGAATGGAGTAGGTACAGTATTTAATTCTGTACAAGGTTTCTTTTATAATATCAATAACAATATTAAAGGGGCTGTAGGATTCGCACTTAATTTTTCAGAAGTTCAAAAGGAAAATGAAACACTAAAGTCAAAGAATAGTCAGCTTAAGCAAAAGGCAGCAGCTTATGATTCTCTTAAAAATGAAAATGCTGAACTTAAGAGAATGTTTAAGTTTAAAGAAGATCACTCTGAGTATGATTATGTTGGTGGCGATATAGTATTAAAAAGTGGTTCCGGCATATTAAAAGGATATGTTATAAATAAGGGAACTAAAGATGGAGTAAAACCAGGTATGGCTGTAATTAATGATGCAGGGCTTATAGGTAAAGTTACTTCTGCAGCAAGTAATTATTGCAAAATAGAAACTATTTCAAGTGAAAATGTGTCTGTTGCAGCGCTTATCCAAAGAACACAGGTTAATGATTGCATTGTTACAGGATATACTGATAATGCAGATAAGAGCAAAAATTTAGCAATATTAACTATGCTTCCTTTGAATTCAGACATAAAAGAAGGAGATACTATAGTTACATCTGGAATTGGATCGGATTATCCTAAGGATATAATAATAGGTAAGGTTACAAGTGTTGAAGACAACAAAGGTAAAATGGAGAGAGAAGCTATAATTGAGCCAGCTGTTGATTTTACAAGACTCCAAAGGGTATTCATAGTAGTTCCAAAAGATACAAGCGAAATTAAATATTAG
- a CDS encoding rod shape-determining protein: protein MGFFGISRDMGIDLGTANTLVYVKGKGIVLREPSVVAINTYNKEVLAVGNEAKQMIGRTPGNIVAIRPLKDGVIADFDVTENMLKSFITKISAKSAFASPRILICHPSGVTEVERRAIKEAAKRAGAREVKVMEEPMAAAIGAGLPVEEPRGSMIVDIGGGTTEVAVVSLGGIVTSKSLRVAGDELDQAIISYIKREYNLMIGERTAEIIKMKMGSAFKTEETLENIVIKGRNLVTGLPKTVEISEEEVRDALREPVASIVDSIKLALEKTPPELAADIMDRGIMLAGGGALLKGLDVLISKETNISVHIAESPLDCVALGAGKALDHFEKLTD from the coding sequence ATGGGTTTTTTTGGAATATCAAGAGATATGGGAATAGATCTTGGAACAGCTAATACACTGGTTTATGTGAAAGGTAAGGGTATAGTATTAAGAGAACCTTCTGTTGTTGCTATTAATACTTATAATAAAGAGGTTCTTGCTGTCGGAAATGAAGCAAAGCAAATGATAGGTAGAACACCTGGAAATATAGTAGCAATAAGACCTTTAAAAGACGGTGTTATTGCAGACTTTGATGTTACAGAAAATATGCTTAAGAGTTTTATAACTAAGATAAGTGCTAAAAGTGCATTTGCAAGTCCTAGAATTCTTATTTGCCATCCTTCAGGCGTAACAGAAGTTGAAAGAAGAGCAATAAAGGAAGCTGCTAAAAGAGCAGGAGCAAGAGAAGTAAAGGTTATGGAAGAACCTATGGCAGCGGCTATTGGAGCAGGTCTTCCAGTTGAAGAACCAAGAGGAAGTATGATTGTAGATATAGGTGGAGGTACTACAGAAGTAGCAGTAGTGTCTTTAGGCGGAATTGTTACTAGTAAATCACTTAGAGTTGCAGGAGATGAATTAGATCAGGCAATAATAAGTTACATTAAAAGAGAATACAATCTTATGATAGGTGAGAGAACTGCTGAGATAATAAAAATGAAAATGGGTTCAGCATTTAAAACTGAAGAAACTTTAGAAAATATAGTTATAAAAGGAAGAAATCTTGTAACAGGATTACCTAAAACTGTTGAAATAAGTGAAGAAGAAGTTAGAGATGCCTTGAGAGAGCCAGTAGCTTCCATAGTTGATTCAATAAAACTTGCTCTTGAAAAAACACCTCCAGAACTTGCAGCTGATATCATGGATAGAGGAATTATGCTTGCCGGTGGTGGAGCACTTCTTAAAGGTCTTGATGTGCTAATTAGTAAAGAAACCAATATATCTGTACATATAGCAGAATCTCCCCTTGATTGTGTAGCCCTTGGAGCTGGCAAAGCTCTAGATCATTTTGAGAAGTTAACTGATTAG